From a single Cyclobacterium marinum DSM 745 genomic region:
- a CDS encoding T9SS type B sorting domain-containing protein, with protein sequence MKINQMITPHSKNVHLIYLFLLAIGLHSNLMAQTEPTIDLEKQDPSCSGNGRITALLQNSDNAGNLVYNLFQLPSETLLASNANGFFEGLDAGLYKLSANFTIDDSPQEISVEETLNSVYNPLSFTVISKTICENELGSIEVFVNEGAPASYELLGPSERPAQESNVFEDLMEGAYTIIVTDECGDRLSQSFEIQKAAFFIDENYQGFENTLNSCNEINVGHLVKSVGASISYPLYVNYVVHTPMGTTEEINTEITTGDPSENIFFNTLPFYYDEAYTYDLKITDNCGQVSTLEGISIDRKLTISNDLLWGAGSCGKRRLSIKPSNFTAPFTINFTEFPDGFDPEIFNSQYPGPFTEENIFFGSTDMPIPTGNYAFTLEDACGHTASISKELLDKLSGPGATVYKGCGPDMGSVQLNSFDFEFTTVELTSAPASFSGSLPLDVTNNISSVDPRRFYMNSLPEGEYEFTSYTSCKTTHLTKVTIEGIEVIDNQIDIIENCGAFNIFLKHEDNSTNGQSPLFGIQKLDPSSGEWGHPETGQVYNPTDPLTNENAILLVNGATNINQNYSGTLRLVKSLNIWKMGEDMMVNRPQITYCLETLKTFEIKEKSTFNSINTFKCSGDNYEVSVNAEGYLPITYKIVEKDGLPFIIDNGEDPLFKGLESGRYKLQLEDACGNLTNTSVQVKGENLPKIIPENLCEGENGALLIKNLDFLEFEWYKEGAPENILSTNSRLEFPSFNLSANAGTYYVQISDNNPESCVNKTLEFTIDTSSLNPDAGEGQEVEICKGEIINLFDYLSGPYDNYGTWKEITNSGNLIENAWSSDDLSPGTYTFEYTITGICSGEKSTVVTINLTDVPEVPKGNAIQEFCSPGQYTLASLVVEGTNIQWHTSPLGEEILPEETILQNGRTYYATQSNGTCFSDERLAVEVLIHTQVENNMISAEQTLYQMEKPEEIIGTEPQGGSGKFTYIWEQKTEGSEWEIIEGAKRKDYSPKPLLETTSFRRTTSDELCGDFISNELTIEVLVAPIVANDDYYGPLINYESYLLPTILLNDSLKNKPILPEDIRISVLSIKDEDGNNVTLDNRYSMDTEGVISLPEDITAGNYIVRYSICQKDVPANCSEANIILSVIGISIDAAKTIDRTQALPGDIVNYTVRLKNTSTFSLDKIILTEILPEELMLLSASPALSPSNTWEISNLAPEETVELGLSVMPTIDGNFTNEVNIKVENYDQTIQSEELQVRPKMVDMAIEKTSFNTTVNDGSSFDYQITVTNNGPDPADNVRIVDFLPAQLAYESAVFDTEGLLSSPTFTQADDLLVWNVPQFDVDATLTITLTVKAIGDGRIRNRAEVSADGQDILPENNTSIEVKTILPLFIPNVFKPDGDGKNETFVIRAAHRFERLELVIFNRWGDIVYSSKDYQNNWYAEGLLPGTYYYQVKGVDFDKKEKQYKGWVQVIK encoded by the coding sequence ATGAAAATCAATCAAATGATCACCCCACATTCAAAGAATGTGCACCTTATTTATTTGTTTTTGCTTGCGATTGGGCTTCATTCCAATTTAATGGCACAAACAGAACCCACTATAGATTTAGAAAAGCAAGACCCTTCCTGCTCAGGCAATGGACGCATCACAGCATTGCTTCAGAATTCAGACAATGCGGGGAATTTGGTCTACAACTTATTTCAGCTTCCAAGTGAAACGCTTCTAGCAAGCAACGCAAATGGTTTTTTCGAAGGATTAGATGCAGGTTTATATAAGCTAAGTGCCAACTTTACAATCGATGACAGCCCTCAAGAAATTTCCGTGGAGGAAACATTAAATTCTGTATATAACCCGTTGTCATTTACCGTAATTTCAAAAACAATCTGTGAAAACGAATTGGGTAGTATAGAAGTATTTGTTAATGAAGGAGCGCCTGCCTCATATGAATTATTAGGTCCCTCTGAAAGACCTGCTCAAGAAAGCAATGTGTTTGAAGACCTTATGGAAGGAGCTTATACAATAATTGTTACCGATGAATGTGGAGATAGACTTTCTCAATCTTTTGAGATTCAAAAGGCTGCGTTTTTTATTGATGAAAACTATCAAGGGTTTGAAAACACGCTTAATAGTTGTAACGAAATTAATGTTGGCCACTTAGTAAAGTCCGTTGGAGCTAGTATATCATACCCATTATATGTCAATTATGTGGTCCATACACCGATGGGGACAACCGAAGAAATCAATACAGAAATCACAACCGGTGATCCTTCAGAAAACATATTTTTCAATACCCTCCCTTTCTATTATGACGAAGCCTATACATATGACCTGAAAATCACAGATAATTGCGGGCAAGTTTCCACATTAGAGGGAATTTCAATTGATAGAAAGTTGACGATTTCAAATGACCTTTTGTGGGGTGCAGGGTCTTGTGGTAAAAGAAGACTATCCATTAAACCTTCCAATTTCACCGCACCATTTACAATAAATTTTACCGAATTTCCGGATGGATTTGACCCTGAAATCTTTAATTCCCAATATCCAGGTCCTTTTACCGAAGAAAATATTTTTTTCGGCTCTACTGATATGCCTATTCCTACAGGGAATTATGCCTTTACATTAGAAGATGCTTGTGGGCATACTGCAAGTATTTCTAAAGAACTATTAGACAAATTAAGCGGCCCGGGGGCTACGGTTTATAAAGGTTGTGGGCCGGATATGGGCTCTGTACAATTGAACAGCTTTGATTTTGAATTTACCACCGTAGAACTAACAAGTGCACCGGCTTCATTTAGTGGCTCTTTGCCCTTAGATGTCACCAATAACATCAGTAGTGTAGATCCCAGAAGGTTTTATATGAACAGTCTTCCAGAAGGAGAATATGAATTCACCTCCTATACAAGCTGCAAAACCACCCATCTCACCAAGGTTACCATTGAAGGAATTGAGGTAATTGATAATCAAATTGATATTATTGAAAATTGTGGGGCCTTTAACATCTTCTTGAAACATGAAGACAATTCAACCAATGGCCAATCCCCGCTATTCGGAATCCAAAAATTAGATCCTTCATCCGGTGAATGGGGCCATCCTGAAACCGGCCAAGTATATAACCCTACAGATCCATTGACAAATGAGAACGCAATTTTATTGGTCAATGGAGCTACCAATATCAATCAAAATTATTCGGGAACATTAAGATTGGTAAAGTCATTGAACATCTGGAAAATGGGTGAAGACATGATGGTAAATAGGCCCCAGATCACATATTGTTTGGAAACATTAAAAACCTTTGAGATTAAAGAAAAAAGCACCTTCAATAGTATCAATACCTTTAAATGTAGCGGAGATAACTACGAGGTTTCAGTGAATGCAGAAGGCTACCTTCCCATTACCTATAAGATCGTTGAAAAAGATGGCCTCCCTTTTATCATTGACAATGGGGAAGATCCATTGTTTAAGGGGCTTGAATCAGGCCGATATAAACTGCAGTTAGAAGATGCTTGTGGGAACCTGACCAACACTTCAGTTCAAGTAAAAGGAGAGAATTTACCTAAAATCATTCCTGAGAACCTATGTGAAGGTGAAAATGGAGCACTTTTAATTAAAAACCTGGATTTCCTCGAATTTGAATGGTACAAAGAGGGTGCTCCAGAAAACATTTTAAGCACAAATTCTCGTCTGGAATTTCCATCATTTAATTTATCAGCCAATGCAGGTACATACTATGTCCAGATCAGCGATAACAATCCTGAGTCTTGTGTAAACAAAACCCTTGAATTTACTATTGATACCTCAAGTCTAAATCCTGATGCCGGAGAAGGTCAGGAAGTTGAGATTTGTAAAGGAGAAATAATAAACTTATTTGATTATTTGAGCGGGCCATATGACAATTATGGTACTTGGAAAGAAATCACTAATAGTGGTAATTTAATAGAAAACGCTTGGTCATCGGATGATCTGTCCCCCGGCACTTATACCTTTGAATACACTATTACAGGAATATGCTCAGGTGAAAAAAGCACAGTTGTTACAATTAATTTGACTGATGTGCCGGAGGTTCCTAAAGGCAATGCTATTCAAGAATTTTGTAGCCCTGGCCAGTACACCCTGGCATCACTTGTGGTTGAGGGTACAAATATTCAATGGCATACTTCCCCTCTTGGTGAAGAAATACTCCCCGAGGAAACAATTCTCCAAAATGGTAGGACATACTATGCCACACAATCCAATGGCACTTGTTTTTCGGATGAAAGGTTAGCAGTAGAAGTATTGATACATACTCAGGTTGAAAATAATATGATTTCCGCTGAACAAACGTTGTATCAGATGGAAAAACCGGAAGAAATCATTGGCACTGAACCACAAGGAGGTTCCGGGAAATTCACTTATATATGGGAACAGAAAACAGAAGGCTCGGAATGGGAAATTATTGAAGGCGCTAAAAGGAAGGACTATTCACCTAAGCCGCTCTTAGAAACAACAAGCTTTAGAAGGACAACCTCTGATGAATTATGTGGTGATTTTATAAGCAATGAGCTAACTATTGAAGTTTTAGTTGCTCCTATTGTAGCAAATGATGATTATTATGGGCCACTAATTAATTATGAATCTTACTTACTACCTACAATATTATTGAATGACAGCCTTAAAAATAAACCAATCCTACCTGAAGATATAAGAATTAGCGTCTTAAGCATCAAAGATGAAGATGGGAATAATGTTACATTGGATAACAGGTACAGTATGGATACAGAAGGTGTTATTTCATTACCTGAAGACATCACAGCAGGTAATTACATCGTTCGTTACAGCATTTGCCAAAAAGATGTTCCTGCCAATTGCAGTGAAGCCAATATAATCCTATCCGTTATTGGCATTTCTATTGATGCAGCAAAAACAATTGATAGAACACAGGCATTGCCGGGTGATATAGTAAATTATACCGTTCGCTTAAAAAACACCAGCACATTTAGTCTTGACAAAATTATTCTAACAGAGATATTACCTGAAGAACTGATGCTTCTTTCTGCCAGTCCTGCCTTAAGTCCTTCCAATACTTGGGAAATAAGTAATCTTGCACCTGAAGAAACGGTTGAGTTGGGATTGTCGGTAATGCCAACCATAGATGGAAACTTTACGAATGAAGTTAACATTAAGGTAGAAAATTATGACCAAACAATTCAAAGTGAAGAGTTACAGGTAAGGCCCAAAATGGTTGACATGGCCATAGAAAAGACTTCCTTTAACACCACAGTGAATGATGGTAGTTCTTTTGATTACCAAATAACAGTGACCAACAACGGACCTGACCCAGCTGACAATGTGCGGATTGTGGATTTTTTACCTGCACAATTAGCTTACGAGTCAGCAGTGTTTGATACTGAAGGATTACTTTCTTCACCTACTTTTACGCAAGCGGATGATTTACTGGTTTGGAATGTACCTCAGTTTGATGTGGATGCAACCCTAACCATCACCTTAACTGTCAAGGCTATTGGCGATGGAAGGATCAGAAACAGGGCCGAGGTGAGTGCTGATGGACAAGATATATTACCAGAGAACAACACATCAATTGAAGTAAAAACAATCCTTCCCCTATTTATCCCTAATGTATTCAAACCAGATGGAGATGGGAAAAATGAAACTTTTGTAATTAGGGCCGCCCATAGATTTGAACGGCTTGAATTAGTAATATTTAACCGCTGGGGGGACATCGTTTATTCTTCTAAAGATTATCAAAACAATTGGTATGCTGAAGGTTTATTGCCTGGAACTTATTATTATCAAGTTAAAGGCGTAGATTTTGATAAGAAAGAGAAACAATACAAGGGCTGGGTACAAGTGATTAAATAA
- a CDS encoding YbaB/EbfC family nucleoid-associated protein codes for MFDMMNIMNKVKEAQAKIKATQAELVHLQAEGEVGAGMVKVIVNGERRVLDIEIDSSLVNEKDKDMMKDLIVGATNKALENIDVKIKEKMSSATAGMMPNIPGMDFGSMM; via the coding sequence ATGTTTGACATGATGAATATAATGAACAAGGTGAAGGAGGCTCAAGCCAAAATTAAAGCCACCCAAGCTGAATTGGTGCATTTACAAGCAGAAGGTGAAGTGGGGGCCGGTATGGTCAAGGTAATCGTAAATGGTGAAAGAAGAGTGTTAGACATAGAAATTGATTCCAGTTTGGTGAATGAAAAAGACAAGGATATGATGAAGGATCTGATTGTTGGGGCAACCAATAAGGCCTTGGAGAATATAGATGTGAAAATCAAAGAAAAAATGAGTTCTGCCACCGCAGGTATGATGCCTAATATTCCGGGTATGGATTTTGGAAGCATGATGTAA
- the ffh gene encoding signal recognition particle protein, translating into MFDNLSFKLDRAFKTLKGTGKITEINVATTVKEIRRALIDADVNYKVAKEVTDKIKEEALGRDVLIAVSPGQLLVKITQEELTQLMGGAKEEINLKGDPSVVLISGLQGSGKTTFSGKLGTYLKKQGRQVLLVACDIYRPAAIEQLKTLGEQIGIEVYAEPGNQNALEIASNAIEYAKKSGKKTVIVDTAGRLAVDEVMMDEISALKQSLNPSETLFVVDSMTGQDAVNTAKTFDERLDFDGVVLTKLDGDSRGGAAISIRHVVNKPIKFISTGEKMENLDLFYPDRMAQRILGMGDVVSLVEKAQQSFDEDEAKRLNAKIRKNQFDFDDFLSQLDQIKKMGNIKDLLGMIPGMGKAIKGLDIDDESFIPIEAIIRSMTPDERGNPSIIDGSRRRRIAKGSGRTIQEVNNLMKQFADMRKMMKQMNKMGGAQKALGALGGNMRRR; encoded by the coding sequence ATGTTCGATAATCTCAGTTTTAAATTAGATAGAGCTTTTAAAACCTTAAAAGGTACAGGGAAGATTACAGAAATAAATGTAGCTACCACTGTTAAGGAAATTCGGAGAGCCCTGATCGATGCTGATGTAAATTATAAAGTAGCCAAAGAGGTTACTGACAAAATTAAAGAGGAGGCATTAGGCAGAGATGTGTTGATAGCAGTTTCTCCGGGTCAGTTGTTGGTTAAAATTACTCAGGAAGAATTGACCCAGTTGATGGGAGGAGCTAAGGAGGAAATTAACCTTAAGGGAGACCCTTCTGTAGTGTTAATTTCTGGTTTGCAAGGTTCAGGTAAAACCACATTTTCTGGAAAATTAGGGACTTATCTTAAAAAACAAGGTCGTCAAGTATTATTGGTGGCCTGTGATATTTACCGTCCTGCTGCAATTGAGCAATTAAAAACCCTTGGTGAGCAAATTGGTATAGAGGTTTATGCCGAGCCGGGTAATCAAAATGCTTTAGAAATTGCTTCTAATGCCATTGAATATGCTAAGAAATCAGGGAAAAAGACTGTTATCGTAGATACAGCAGGTCGTTTGGCTGTAGATGAGGTAATGATGGATGAGATTTCTGCTTTGAAACAAAGCTTGAATCCTTCAGAGACATTATTCGTAGTCGATTCAATGACCGGTCAGGATGCTGTCAATACTGCCAAAACCTTTGATGAAAGGCTGGACTTTGATGGTGTAGTACTAACCAAATTAGATGGTGACAGTAGGGGTGGGGCAGCCATTTCAATTCGTCATGTTGTTAATAAGCCAATTAAGTTTATTTCAACAGGCGAGAAGATGGAAAACCTTGACCTGTTTTACCCTGATCGTATGGCTCAGCGAATTCTGGGTATGGGTGATGTGGTTTCCTTGGTTGAAAAAGCCCAACAATCATTTGATGAGGATGAGGCCAAAAGACTTAATGCGAAAATCAGGAAAAACCAGTTTGATTTCGATGATTTTCTTTCCCAACTTGATCAAATCAAGAAGATGGGAAATATTAAAGATCTTTTGGGTATGATACCGGGTATGGGCAAAGCTATTAAAGGTTTGGATATTGATGACGAATCTTTTATTCCTATTGAAGCTATCATCCGAAGTATGACTCCGGATGAAAGAGGTAACCCATCAATAATTGACGGAAGTCGCAGGAGAAGAATCGCAAAAGGAAGTGGACGGACTATCCAAGAGGTTAATAATCTTATGAAGCAATTTGCTGATATGAGAAAGATGATGAAACAAATGAATAAAATGGGTGGCGCTCAAAAGGCATTGGGTGCCCTAGGTGGAAATATGAGAAGAAGATAA
- a CDS encoding PorP/SprF family type IX secretion system membrane protein — MKPITLHRILLTISVFFSLTATQAQQLPQYSQYVFNPLHINPAYAGYKIDPFVQATYRSQFNGFEGAPQTFSVAADIGNLEQTMGFGIQINSDKFGASDIQNLLLTYSYSVQLSYSSYLSLGVSSGIASYGLDASQYQPDDPSDPGIPQGKISAITPNLNLGIFFHTPQFFTGVSAYNLVGQNILENKNLAVATHNYHFYYQLGALLPLSNAVSLKPSILIREELNGPTSFDINAMFLLRENYWIGTSFRSGLVKNQASISEIGNNRKALALLMDIFITQELRMGYAYDFNLNSKSNYTNNSHELSLGYYINNKWFDSPSQRNF; from the coding sequence ATGAAGCCAATAACTTTACATCGCATTCTTTTAACCATTAGTGTTTTCTTTTCACTAACCGCCACTCAGGCACAACAACTTCCTCAGTATAGTCAGTATGTATTTAACCCCTTACATATCAATCCCGCCTATGCTGGATACAAAATAGACCCTTTTGTTCAAGCTACTTACAGAAGTCAGTTTAATGGCTTTGAAGGTGCCCCACAAACCTTTTCTGTTGCTGCAGATATTGGAAATTTAGAGCAAACCATGGGTTTTGGTATACAAATTAATTCAGACAAATTTGGAGCAAGTGATATTCAGAATTTACTCCTTACTTACTCTTATAGTGTCCAATTGTCCTATAGTAGTTATTTAAGCTTGGGCGTGAGCTCAGGTATTGCTTCTTATGGCCTTGACGCAAGTCAATATCAACCGGATGACCCAAGTGACCCTGGCATACCTCAAGGTAAAATAAGTGCCATTACTCCCAATTTAAACCTTGGCATATTTTTTCATACGCCACAGTTCTTCACCGGTGTAAGTGCTTATAATTTAGTGGGGCAAAACATATTAGAAAACAAAAATCTGGCAGTAGCCACACACAATTACCATTTTTATTATCAATTGGGGGCACTATTGCCTTTATCCAATGCAGTTTCCCTTAAACCTTCAATTTTAATTCGTGAAGAGCTGAATGGTCCAACAAGTTTTGATATCAATGCGATGTTTCTCCTAAGAGAAAATTATTGGATAGGCACTTCCTTCAGGTCAGGGTTGGTCAAAAACCAGGCTTCCATTTCTGAAATTGGAAACAATAGGAAAGCCCTTGCTCTGTTAATGGATATATTTATTACTCAAGAACTCAGAATGGGTTATGCTTACGACTTTAACCTTAATAGCAAAAGCAATTACACCAATAATAGCCATGAGCTTTCACTGGGATATTATATCAATAACAAATGGTTTGATTCACCCTCCCAAAGAAATTTTTAG
- a CDS encoding metallophosphoesterase family protein: MVKIALISDTHSSLPENAIQSLEEVDEIWHAGDVGDPMILEKLPKKPLLRAVFGNIDDQHLKRELPEEVLFESGGVKVFMIHIGGTPPRYAKGVKAKIKNHQPNLFVCGHSHICKVVQDKELGVLYMNPGAIGNHGFHQIKTMLTFELDQTVKNLKVIELGKRGRI, translated from the coding sequence ATGGTCAAAATAGCTTTGATTAGTGATACCCACAGCAGCCTTCCTGAAAATGCAATTCAATCATTGGAGGAAGTGGATGAAATTTGGCATGCTGGAGATGTTGGAGACCCCATGATATTGGAAAAATTACCCAAAAAGCCATTATTAAGGGCAGTATTCGGGAATATCGATGACCAACACTTAAAGAGAGAACTTCCTGAAGAAGTGCTTTTCGAAAGTGGAGGAGTGAAAGTGTTTATGATTCATATCGGCGGAACACCACCACGATATGCAAAAGGAGTAAAAGCTAAAATCAAAAATCACCAACCCAACTTATTTGTATGTGGACATTCTCATATTTGCAAGGTGGTGCAAGACAAAGAATTGGGTGTGCTATATATGAATCCCGGGGCTATTGGCAATCACGGATTTCATCAAATAAAAACAATGTTGACTTTTGAATTGGATCAAACCGTCAAAAACCTCAAGGTAATTGAACTAGGAAAAAGAGGCAGGATATAA
- a CDS encoding DUF6508 domain-containing protein, with product MIKDQTPLFIPIGNFSDHCNSLDGRKLMPLVNLIQEMEMSFYKTEKFHGINDLSGITLSGIGLNGIHVKLLDAVLKLRLVPLFDWLSWKSEAERFYQNPSLLRSQDTVTLGKIMTVLLRSQTIYGPTFLESKIKDKFVLALLKAIVNSLDTTNVSGYINTDIVD from the coding sequence ATGATAAAGGACCAAACCCCGCTTTTTATTCCAATTGGAAATTTTTCTGATCATTGTAACAGCCTTGACGGAAGAAAACTGATGCCCTTGGTAAATCTTATTCAGGAAATGGAAATGAGTTTCTATAAAACTGAAAAATTTCACGGAATTAACGATTTAAGTGGTATTACTTTAAGTGGTATCGGCTTGAACGGAATTCATGTGAAGTTATTGGATGCCGTATTGAAATTAAGATTAGTCCCTCTCTTTGATTGGCTTTCTTGGAAGTCCGAAGCTGAAAGATTTTATCAAAACCCTTCATTATTAAGAAGTCAAGATACCGTGACCCTTGGCAAAATAATGACAGTATTGCTGAGGTCTCAGACAATTTATGGCCCGACATTTCTTGAGTCAAAGATAAAAGACAAGTTTGTGCTTGCCTTATTAAAAGCTATCGTAAATTCTTTAGACACTACGAATGTTTCCGGATATATAAATACAGATATTGTAGATTAA
- a CDS encoding pyruvate dehydrogenase complex E1 component subunit beta, with product MKEIQFRDAVRDAMSEEMRRDKNVFLMGEEVAEYNGAYKASQGMLDEFGPDRVLDTPISELGFSGLGVGAAMNGLRPIIEFMTFNFSLVAMDQLVNSAAKMLAMSGGQYSVPIVFRGPTGNAGQLGATHSSNFENWFANTPGLKVVVPSNPYDAKGLLKASIRDNNPVIFMESEVMYSDKGEVPEGEYLLPLGVAEIKRKGDDVTLVSFGKMMKVAYQAADELAKDNIHAEVIDLRTVKPIDYPTVIASVKKTNRCVIVEEANPVAALSADIAYNIQKQAFDFLDAPVIRVNSMDVPLSYAPTYIEATLPNVKRTIDAVKSVTYKK from the coding sequence ATGAAAGAAATACAATTCAGAGATGCCGTTCGGGATGCAATGTCCGAAGAAATGAGACGCGATAAAAATGTGTTTCTTATGGGAGAAGAAGTTGCTGAATACAACGGTGCTTACAAAGCAAGCCAAGGAATGCTGGACGAGTTTGGTCCGGACCGTGTATTAGACACTCCTATTTCGGAACTTGGATTTTCAGGATTAGGCGTAGGTGCTGCCATGAATGGTCTTAGACCTATAATAGAGTTTATGACATTTAATTTTTCATTGGTAGCAATGGACCAATTGGTAAATTCAGCAGCTAAAATGCTCGCCATGTCGGGAGGTCAATACAGTGTTCCCATCGTTTTCCGAGGACCAACTGGAAATGCTGGTCAGTTGGGTGCTACCCACTCTTCTAATTTTGAAAACTGGTTTGCAAACACCCCAGGATTAAAAGTTGTTGTTCCTTCCAACCCATATGACGCCAAAGGATTATTGAAAGCTTCCATCAGAGATAACAACCCTGTTATTTTTATGGAATCAGAAGTAATGTATAGCGATAAAGGTGAAGTACCTGAAGGTGAATATTTGCTTCCTTTGGGGGTGGCCGAAATCAAAAGAAAGGGAGATGATGTTACCCTTGTCTCCTTTGGTAAAATGATGAAGGTAGCTTACCAAGCAGCTGATGAATTGGCAAAAGACAATATTCATGCTGAGGTTATAGACCTAAGAACAGTAAAACCAATCGACTACCCAACTGTTATTGCCTCTGTTAAGAAAACCAACAGATGTGTAATTGTTGAAGAAGCAAACCCTGTTGCGGCGTTGTCTGCAGACATTGCCTACAACATTCAAAAACAAGCCTTTGATTTTCTTGATGCACCGGTTATACGTGTAAATTCAATGGACGTTCCATTGAGCTATGCACCTACCTATATTGAAGCAACGCTTCCAAACGTAAAAAGGACAATTGATGCTGTGAAATCTGTTACTTATAAGAAGTAA
- the hisS gene encoding histidine--tRNA ligase — protein MSKQKPGIPKGMRDFGPKEMARRNYIFNTIQDTFKLFGYQQLETPTMENLSTLTGKYGDEGDQLLFKVLNSGAFLKKVDSETFKAGESKVLPKISEKGLRYDLTVPFARYVVMNQNEITYPFKRFQMQPVWRADRPQKGRYREFYQCDADVVGTDSLICETEILCMIKRVFSDFKLNDYDIKINNRKILTGIAEVIGAFGKEADLCVAIDKLDKIGWEKVKVELKERNFSEDAIEKLSPILSQNEKNNVGWLQFLKKYLAESEIGLKGINELEEVFSYLSKMGENQHHVVFDPVLARGLSYYTGAIFEVKVNGVGIGSVSGGGRYDDLTGVFGLKGVSGVGFSFGVDRLYDVLEELNIFPDDEVERTQIMLAYFGEEEKEACLGVLAALRKEGIAAEIYPDLVKIKKQFNYAGKKGIPYVGVMGSEELENNTISLKDMTSGEQESLSLADVVKKIKKV, from the coding sequence ATGAGCAAACAAAAACCAGGGATACCTAAAGGTATGCGCGATTTTGGCCCTAAAGAAATGGCCCGAAGAAACTATATTTTTAATACCATACAGGATACATTCAAATTATTTGGGTACCAGCAGTTGGAGACACCAACAATGGAAAACCTTAGTACCTTGACGGGGAAATATGGAGATGAAGGAGACCAGCTTTTGTTTAAAGTACTAAACAGTGGTGCGTTTTTAAAGAAGGTGGATTCTGAAACTTTTAAAGCCGGAGAAAGCAAAGTGTTACCTAAGATTTCAGAAAAAGGTTTGAGATATGATCTCACAGTACCATTTGCAAGGTATGTGGTCATGAATCAAAATGAAATAACTTATCCCTTTAAGCGTTTTCAAATGCAGCCAGTTTGGAGAGCTGATCGACCACAAAAAGGGAGATATAGGGAGTTCTATCAATGTGACGCAGATGTGGTGGGGACTGATAGTTTAATTTGTGAAACAGAAATTCTTTGCATGATAAAAAGGGTTTTTTCAGATTTTAAACTAAATGACTATGATATCAAGATCAACAATAGAAAGATTCTTACCGGAATTGCTGAGGTGATTGGCGCTTTCGGAAAAGAGGCCGATTTATGTGTGGCCATTGATAAATTGGATAAAATTGGATGGGAAAAGGTGAAAGTAGAATTGAAAGAGCGAAATTTTTCTGAAGATGCCATTGAAAAATTGTCACCGATCCTTTCACAAAATGAAAAAAACAATGTGGGTTGGTTACAGTTTTTGAAAAAATACCTTGCGGAAAGCGAGATAGGTTTAAAGGGAATTAATGAACTTGAAGAGGTGTTTTCCTACCTAAGTAAGATGGGAGAAAACCAACATCATGTGGTGTTTGATCCTGTTTTGGCCAGAGGCCTGTCTTATTATACTGGAGCGATATTTGAAGTGAAGGTCAATGGAGTTGGGATTGGTTCTGTAAGTGGAGGAGGTAGATATGATGATCTTACTGGTGTTTTCGGCCTAAAAGGAGTTTCCGGCGTTGGTTTCTCATTTGGAGTGGATCGGCTATATGACGTGCTTGAAGAGTTAAATATCTTTCCTGATGATGAAGTAGAACGTACACAAATAATGTTAGCCTATTTTGGTGAAGAAGAAAAAGAGGCTTGCTTAGGTGTATTGGCTGCTTTAAGAAAGGAAGGCATTGCTGCTGAAATTTATCCTGATTTGGTAAAAATTAAAAAGCAGTTTAACTACGCAGGCAAAAAGGGTATTCCATATGTAGGCGTAATGGGTTCGGAGGAACTAGAGAACAATACCATTAGCTTGAAAGACATGACAAGTGGTGAACAAGAAAGTCTAAGTCTAGCAGATGTAGTTAAAAAAATAAAGAAGGTCTAA